In one Zobellia galactanivorans genomic region, the following are encoded:
- a CDS encoding carboxymuconolactone decarboxylase family protein: MKKYIILVLALSFSFASNAQNTKEDNYKRGVKIVNEVNGEGASKGLEAAFKSVSPDMADYIIGYGFGEIYNRKGIDFKTKELLIIASLTTQANAKSQLKSHIKAALNLGVTPNEISETMILLSLYTGFPAANNGIFALKEVLEETRSTASNPINTTQQLVKNWELDGFSMPESIVASPTENWLYVSNVNHNNKGYISKISKDGKVDNYKWVTGLNSPAGLAFYQDKLYVGDGKELHIINVKNGKVVNSITSPDVVSLNDVVVSKNGQVFISDIASGKIFTLVNNKLEVWFQTSEIKHPNGLFIQDNQLVIADYGAELSQTITASNFGSMYSVNITNKSYQIITSAYKLGGLDGVTSVNNGYLVSSNTTGELFFINSNEKKLIGNFPKGLADISILDNLLYTPLIFSNKIQVYNLSTDSNISLENWKRINTKEEYLKLAANNFYGDKDGQSVATHDGQIFGVFGGKVLTGTWDWKNNFFTRTSKIGDIDLGYDELVIEVTNTKMRLTLKQGKGMTVVYNKK; encoded by the coding sequence ATGAAAAAGTACATCATTTTGGTTTTAGCATTGTCTTTCTCTTTTGCAAGTAATGCGCAAAACACTAAAGAAGACAATTATAAAAGAGGCGTAAAAATTGTTAACGAGGTTAATGGCGAAGGAGCTTCAAAAGGATTAGAAGCAGCTTTTAAAAGTGTCTCTCCAGATATGGCAGATTATATTATTGGCTATGGTTTTGGAGAAATTTATAACAGAAAAGGCATAGATTTTAAAACCAAAGAATTATTAATAATAGCTAGTCTTACTACACAAGCAAATGCAAAGTCGCAGTTAAAATCACATATAAAGGCTGCCTTAAATTTAGGTGTTACGCCAAATGAGATTTCAGAAACTATGATTTTATTGAGCTTGTATACAGGCTTTCCAGCTGCAAATAATGGCATTTTTGCGTTAAAGGAAGTTTTAGAAGAAACAAGGTCTACGGCATCTAATCCTATAAATACAACACAACAATTAGTTAAAAACTGGGAATTAGATGGTTTTTCTATGCCTGAGTCTATTGTGGCATCACCAACAGAGAATTGGTTATATGTTTCTAACGTAAATCATAATAACAAAGGGTATATAAGTAAAATTTCAAAGGATGGAAAAGTTGATAATTATAAATGGGTAACTGGTTTAAATTCGCCAGCAGGTTTAGCATTTTATCAAGACAAATTATACGTTGGCGATGGTAAGGAGCTTCATATTATCAATGTTAAAAATGGAAAAGTCGTAAATAGCATTACTTCTCCAGATGTTGTGTCACTAAATGATGTCGTGGTTTCTAAAAACGGACAGGTTTTTATCTCTGATATAGCAAGTGGTAAAATTTTCACATTAGTAAATAACAAATTAGAGGTTTGGTTTCAAACATCTGAAATTAAGCATCCAAACGGGTTATTTATACAAGATAATCAGTTAGTTATTGCCGATTATGGAGCAGAATTAAGTCAGACAATTACTGCAAGTAATTTCGGGAGTATGTATTCGGTAAATATTACCAATAAGTCTTACCAAATAATTACAAGCGCGTATAAACTAGGTGGTTTAGATGGTGTTACTTCTGTTAATAACGGGTATTTGGTAAGCAGCAATACTACTGGCGAGCTGTTTTTTATTAATTCAAATGAAAAAAAGCTCATTGGAAACTTCCCTAAAGGTTTAGCAGACATTAGCATACTGGACAATTTACTTTACACACCTTTAATTTTCAGTAACAAGATACAAGTCTATAATTTATCTACCGATTCTAATATTAGTTTAGAAAATTGGAAACGAATAAACACAAAAGAAGAATATTTAAAGTTGGCTGCCAATAATTTTTATGGAGACAAAGACGGGCAATCTGTTGCTACTCACGACGGTCAAATATTTGGAGTTTTTGGAGGTAAAGTTTTGACAGGTACTTGGGATTGGAAAAATAATTTCTTCACCAGAACTAGCAAAATCGGAGATATTGATTTAGGGTATGATGAACTTGTAATTGAAGTTACAAATACCAAAATGCGCTTAACACTTAAGCAAGGCAAGGGAATGACCGTTGTCTACAATAAAAAATAA
- a CDS encoding aldehyde dehydrogenase family protein — protein MKTQDKLPNYTRKIFVGGEWKDGKGPAIKDINPWNQEELFSLNGATTDDVNEAFEQAAVAQKKWAAVLPPEKSRMMLKLAEVVRNRKKEFAEWARKEVGATLAKGLFEAELVASVFESSVHLPLQVEGKILPRDIDGKESLAVRKPLGVIGLISPWNFPGQLTARTLGPALAVGNAVVLKPSSNSIVTGGLIFASFLEEAGFPKGLLSVLPGGGGSIGTAITKHPISKLISFTGSTPVGRQVGQNALSADLIKNIELELGGNSPFVVLEDADIDQAVEAAAWGKFMNQGQICMAINRIIVEDKVYDEFTEKFIAKVKTLKRLDMNDPDTFIGPIIDQAQFDTVKNLIDEAKAQGYKMALGGESEGLHMPPHIFVDVDENCPLFKHEIFGPAVSIARAKDMDDALRLANATDYGLSSSVFTKDEAKGMQFAQGIEAGMTHINDQPVNDSAYAPFGGVKNSGLGRFNGQWGIKSFTVAHWISIQKEPRKYPFRAADFQ, from the coding sequence ATGAAAACACAAGATAAATTACCGAATTATACGAGGAAAATTTTTGTTGGTGGCGAATGGAAAGATGGAAAAGGACCAGCAATCAAAGATATTAACCCTTGGAACCAAGAGGAGTTATTCTCTTTAAATGGAGCTACCACAGATGATGTAAACGAAGCTTTTGAACAAGCAGCAGTTGCGCAGAAAAAATGGGCAGCAGTACTACCTCCTGAAAAGAGTAGAATGATGCTTAAACTTGCCGAAGTGGTAAGAAACCGAAAGAAAGAATTTGCAGAATGGGCAAGAAAAGAAGTAGGAGCAACCTTGGCAAAAGGGTTGTTCGAGGCAGAATTGGTGGCCAGTGTTTTCGAAAGTAGCGTCCATTTGCCACTACAGGTAGAAGGTAAAATTTTACCTCGGGACATTGACGGAAAAGAATCATTGGCCGTGAGAAAACCGTTGGGTGTCATCGGTTTAATCTCTCCTTGGAATTTCCCCGGACAATTGACGGCACGCACCTTGGGCCCTGCTTTGGCAGTAGGTAATGCCGTTGTCTTGAAACCTTCGTCGAATTCGATCGTCACCGGTGGATTGATTTTTGCATCCTTTCTTGAGGAGGCAGGATTCCCCAAAGGGTTGTTGAGTGTTTTGCCCGGTGGGGGCGGCTCCATAGGAACGGCTATTACCAAGCATCCCATTTCCAAACTGATTTCCTTTACCGGCTCGACGCCGGTAGGTCGCCAGGTCGGTCAAAATGCCCTGAGCGCCGACCTCATCAAAAACATCGAATTGGAATTGGGAGGCAATAGTCCCTTCGTTGTCCTTGAGGATGCCGATATTGACCAAGCGGTAGAGGCCGCGGCTTGGGGAAAGTTCATGAACCAAGGTCAGATCTGTATGGCCATCAACAGGATTATCGTAGAGGATAAGGTCTATGATGAATTCACCGAAAAATTTATCGCCAAGGTAAAAACCCTCAAAAGATTGGATATGAACGATCCCGACACCTTTATCGGACCGATCATTGACCAGGCCCAGTTCGATACCGTAAAGAACCTAATCGACGAGGCCAAGGCCCAAGGCTACAAAATGGCCTTGGGCGGGGAGTCGGAAGGCTTGCATATGCCCCCGCATATCTTTGTGGATGTAGATGAAAACTGTCCCTTGTTCAAGCATGAAATTTTTGGCCCCGCAGTTTCCATTGCCCGTGCTAAGGATATGGATGACGCTTTACGATTGGCAAATGCTACAGATTATGGACTGTCTAGTTCAGTGTTTACCAAAGACGAAGCCAAAGGCATGCAATTTGCCCAAGGTATCGAAGCTGGAATGACACATATTAACGACCAACCTGTCAACGACAGTGCCTATGCACCCTTTGGAGGCGTTAAAAATTCCGGTTTAGGTAGGTTTAACGGACAATGGGGCATCAAGTCATTTACCGTTGCCCATTGGATCAGCATTCAAAAAGAACCGAGAAAGTATCCGTTTAGGGCAGCGGATTTTCAATAA
- a CDS encoding NADP-dependent oxidoreductase produces MKAIILEKAGGPENLHLAEVAKPSIKDNEVLVAVKAISLNPADVKPKYQDKMLNMMYGEKRPVILGWDIAGTVTEVGTDVTNFKIGDKVFGMVNFPGVGNAYAEFVAAPEAHLATMPDNVSFEEAAATTLAALTALQILEERINKGDKVLIQAGSGGVGHFAIQIAKAMGAFVNTTASAKNSAFVKSIGADNAIDYHTEKFEEILSDIDFVLDTQGGKVLENSVKVLKTGGTAYTTLGMDIDDVKASAKKENKTVSDILVHSSAEDMNTLKGMLENGSIKPNIYKTFAFEDMAAAHTEVEKGRTVGKVIVTL; encoded by the coding sequence ATGAAAGCAATAATATTAGAAAAAGCAGGAGGACCAGAAAACCTTCATTTAGCAGAAGTAGCAAAACCAAGCATAAAAGATAACGAAGTATTGGTAGCGGTAAAGGCTATTTCATTAAACCCGGCAGATGTAAAACCAAAGTATCAAGATAAGATGCTGAATATGATGTACGGTGAAAAACGACCTGTTATTTTAGGCTGGGACATAGCAGGAACAGTTACTGAAGTTGGTACTGATGTTACCAATTTTAAAATAGGCGACAAGGTTTTTGGTATGGTGAATTTTCCTGGTGTAGGTAACGCTTACGCGGAATTTGTTGCTGCGCCAGAAGCACATTTAGCTACAATGCCAGACAACGTCTCTTTTGAAGAGGCTGCAGCTACAACCTTAGCTGCTTTAACTGCATTACAAATCTTAGAAGAAAGGATTAATAAAGGTGATAAAGTACTAATACAAGCAGGTTCTGGTGGTGTTGGTCATTTTGCTATCCAAATTGCAAAAGCAATGGGAGCTTTTGTGAATACTACTGCCTCGGCAAAAAACAGTGCATTTGTTAAGTCTATTGGAGCAGATAACGCAATAGATTATCATACTGAAAAGTTTGAAGAAATTTTATCTGATATCGACTTTGTGTTAGATACGCAAGGGGGTAAAGTATTAGAAAATTCCGTAAAAGTCTTGAAAACTGGCGGTACAGCTTATACAACGTTAGGTATGGACATAGATGATGTAAAAGCATCAGCCAAAAAGGAGAACAAAACCGTTTCAGACATTTTAGTACACTCTAGTGCTGAAGATATGAACACCTTAAAAGGAATGCTAGAAAACGGTAGCATTAAACCAAACATATACAAAACGTTTGCTTTTGAAGATATGGCTGCTGCCCATACTGAAGTTGAAAAAGGAAGAACAGTGGGTAAAGTAATCGTGACACTTTAG
- a CDS encoding alpha/beta fold hydrolase: protein MKKFLKIGAGIVLALMAVGVLIFFFFPKVLVDQTNASYARAAKLEKKTVAVNGYIVNFYESKAGEDKPYFVLLHGMGDDKSSFLQTAQFLSEDYHLILPDLAGHGENERKAGLNYSIDGQATFVKSFLEQIGVHRFYLIGNSMGGHTAAAYAIKYPKDVAKLILLNAAGITLDDHVVYGGFGKEIENKEELNAVLQRVFYKVPELPGPIADYMIEQINNSKDFVDDTLIPAIKNGTYFNLKDEVASIKAPTLVLWGKHDKVVSFNVAEYYRDHIPNAKLELIPNASHSPQLEVPETVATSINRFIQ from the coding sequence ATGAAAAAATTCTTAAAAATAGGAGCAGGAATCGTCTTGGCGTTGATGGCAGTCGGTGTCCTTATATTTTTCTTTTTCCCAAAAGTACTTGTCGACCAAACCAACGCAAGTTATGCCAGGGCGGCAAAACTTGAAAAGAAAACCGTGGCTGTAAATGGCTATATCGTAAATTTTTACGAAAGCAAGGCCGGTGAAGACAAGCCTTATTTTGTACTTCTTCACGGTATGGGAGACGACAAGAGCAGTTTTTTGCAAACTGCCCAATTTTTATCGGAAGACTACCATTTGATTCTTCCCGATCTGGCCGGTCACGGTGAAAACGAAAGAAAGGCGGGACTAAATTATTCCATAGACGGCCAAGCCACTTTTGTAAAGTCCTTTTTAGAGCAAATCGGCGTACACAGGTTTTATCTCATTGGAAACTCAATGGGAGGCCATACCGCCGCCGCTTATGCCATAAAATACCCTAAGGACGTAGCCAAACTGATCCTTCTAAATGCCGCTGGCATTACCTTAGACGACCATGTGGTCTATGGCGGATTTGGCAAGGAAATAGAAAACAAAGAAGAACTTAATGCCGTGCTTCAACGCGTTTTTTATAAGGTACCTGAACTTCCCGGACCCATAGCGGATTATATGATCGAGCAGATCAACAATAGCAAGGATTTTGTCGACGACACGCTGATTCCCGCTATAAAGAACGGAACCTATTTCAACTTAAAAGATGAGGTAGCTTCCATAAAGGCTCCCACCTTGGTGCTATGGGGAAAACACGACAAGGTGGTGAGTTTTAACGTAGCGGAATATTACCGCGACCATATTCCCAACGCCAAATTGGAGCTTATTCCAAACGCTTCACACTCCCCTCAATTGGAAGTTCCCGAAACCGTAGCCACAAGTATCAACCGATTTATTCAATAA
- a CDS encoding putative quinol monooxygenase, which yields MKSTIVKFTAKPEYREAFSTTLKEVQAATRKEAGNKEISVFVSKADANVFFVYERWANKAAITSHDNEPHTKKLMQVGQTALKSAPDFYFLGDTPPLPDHSKSANPEDEVFVIFFIFKLKTEFRPALLKQFEDHITHTRKEEAGNIIFDLYTVDDQEDTLAVYEHWRKESDVWDIHFNQPYAVKTGKLMEEAVIGDLKQYMNFVTEI from the coding sequence ATGAAAAGTACTATTGTAAAATTTACGGCCAAACCGGAATATAGGGAAGCGTTTTCCACTACCTTAAAAGAAGTACAGGCCGCCACGAGAAAAGAAGCGGGCAACAAAGAAATCAGCGTGTTTGTTTCTAAAGCAGATGCCAATGTATTCTTTGTTTATGAACGTTGGGCCAATAAAGCGGCCATTACCTCCCACGATAATGAGCCGCACACAAAAAAGCTAATGCAAGTGGGGCAAACCGCCTTAAAGTCTGCTCCGGATTTTTATTTTTTAGGAGATACACCCCCCCTACCCGACCATTCTAAATCGGCTAACCCAGAAGATGAAGTCTTTGTCATTTTCTTCATTTTTAAATTGAAAACGGAATTTAGGCCCGCACTTCTAAAACAGTTTGAAGACCATATTACCCACACTCGAAAAGAGGAAGCAGGAAACATCATTTTTGATTTATATACAGTAGATGATCAGGAAGATACTTTAGCCGTTTATGAGCATTGGAGAAAAGAATCTGATGTTTGGGACATTCACTTTAATCAACCTTATGCAGTAAAAACAGGCAAACTAATGGAAGAAGCTGTCATTGGTGATTTAAAGCAGTATATGAATTTCGTCACGGAAATCTAA
- the budA gene encoding acetolactate decarboxylase, whose translation MKTAITLLSLAILASCGNQDKKEAGSTTETQNHEHPHPHNVDENGLAPHTENTIHQYAPTVALLNSIYEGDITPRQMVQQGNIGIGTVNHLAGELVAVDGVVYTIDAEGGIKEAPEDLESPNMTMINFQPKKTVTIENITSYEDLSKELQKYATSINSFYAYRIKGEFGYLKMASAHKVENEDVSLFDYLDTRVMYTRENIKGTLVGLFTPDYIGNVVIPGMHFHFLSEDITLGGHLEDIKFDKLQVEIQEINQVNLQLPQTEKFRNKTLKQGASPKATAKQNGK comes from the coding sequence ATGAAAACAGCAATAACATTACTTTCCTTGGCAATTTTAGCAAGCTGCGGAAATCAGGACAAAAAAGAAGCAGGTTCAACTACAGAAACGCAAAATCACGAACATCCGCATCCACACAATGTAGATGAAAACGGATTAGCACCCCATACCGAAAATACCATTCATCAATACGCACCCACCGTTGCCTTATTGAACAGTATCTACGAAGGCGACATTACTCCTCGACAAATGGTACAACAAGGCAATATTGGTATTGGCACCGTAAACCATTTGGCCGGTGAACTGGTCGCCGTAGACGGAGTGGTATACACCATTGATGCCGAAGGCGGAATTAAAGAGGCTCCAGAAGATTTAGAGTCGCCTAATATGACGATGATAAATTTTCAACCAAAGAAAACGGTGACTATAGAAAACATTACCTCTTACGAAGATTTAAGTAAAGAACTCCAAAAATATGCAACTTCAATAAATAGCTTTTATGCCTACCGGATTAAAGGGGAGTTTGGCTATTTAAAAATGGCATCGGCACATAAGGTAGAAAATGAAGATGTTTCTCTATTTGATTATTTAGATACAAGAGTAATGTATACTAGAGAAAATATTAAAGGAACTTTAGTAGGCTTATTTACGCCAGATTATATTGGAAACGTAGTGATACCGGGAATGCACTTTCACTTTTTGTCTGAAGACATAACACTAGGAGGGCATTTAGAAGATATCAAGTTTGATAAACTTCAAGTAGAAATTCAAGAAATAAACCAAGTCAATTTGCAGCTTCCTCAAACCGAAAAATTCAGAAACAAAACGTTGAAGCAAGGTGCCTCACCAAAAGCAACCGCAAAGCAAAACGGTAAATAA